In Geminocystis sp. NIES-3709, a single genomic region encodes these proteins:
- a CDS encoding uroporphyrinogen-III synthase, with protein MINYKESYPLAGETILVTRAVSANNEFRQLLETKGATVLEFPALVIKPPSTWQFLDNAIESLSQYNWLILTSANGVEYFFQRLHHLGKNKNNLKNLKIAVVGKKTAQYLEKYGVCADFIPPDFIADSLVAHFPESLPQQEILFPRVESGGRETLVQELTQKGAKVTEIPAYQSGCPDSIDETSWDALRNEVISMITFASSKTVQNFYSLVNQAIAEYPNLTLDSLLKDISIVSIGPQTSLTCQKLLKRVDIEAQEYTLEGLTKAIITKINN; from the coding sequence ATGATTAACTATAAAGAATCTTATCCTCTTGCAGGAGAAACTATTTTAGTAACTCGTGCAGTTTCAGCTAATAATGAATTTAGACAACTCCTAGAAACAAAAGGGGCAACAGTATTAGAATTTCCAGCCTTAGTAATTAAACCTCCTTCCACTTGGCAATTCTTAGATAATGCGATCGAGTCTTTATCACAATATAATTGGCTAATTTTAACCTCGGCCAACGGAGTTGAATATTTTTTTCAAAGATTACATCATTTAGGCAAAAATAAAAACAATTTAAAAAACTTAAAAATTGCAGTGGTAGGTAAAAAAACTGCTCAATATTTAGAAAAATACGGAGTTTGCGCGGATTTTATTCCTCCAGATTTTATTGCCGATTCTTTAGTTGCCCATTTTCCTGAATCGTTGCCTCAACAAGAAATTTTATTTCCCAGAGTTGAAAGTGGTGGTAGAGAAACTTTAGTTCAAGAATTAACTCAAAAAGGTGCAAAAGTCACCGAAATTCCGGCTTATCAATCAGGATGTCCTGATTCTATAGATGAAACCTCATGGGATGCTTTAAGAAATGAAGTTATTAGCATGATCACTTTTGCTAGTTCTAAAACCGTTCAAAACTTTTATTCTTTGGTTAATCAAGCAATTGCTGAGTATCCCAATCTAACACTTGATTCTTTATTAAAAGATATTTCGATCGTATCCATTGGACCACAAACTTCTTTAACCTGTCAAAAACTATTAAAACGAGTAGATATAGAAGCGCAAGAATATACTCTTGAAGGTTTAACCAAAGCAATAATAACAAAAATTAATAATTAA
- a CDS encoding anthranilate phosphoribosyltransferase family protein, protein MSSEFRELLKKIGSGAHTHKNLTRQQAAFALEMMLTGVATPAQIGAFLIAHRIKRPTGEELAGMLDTYTKLGVVLPNNLKNPLTILGIPYDGRTRHAPISPITALILSAIEVPVLMHGGRKMPTKYGLTLAEIWKSLGIDLINLSLSQVRELLTETNFGFLYLPQHFPLADEFVQYREEIGKRPPIATLELIWQPYEGNSHLMAGYVHPPTEKMIREALSLRGVKKFTLIKGLEGSGDLKLEQTNIIVIDSQDSEEGFQYLKVNPFHYDLKGNDPSLSDHQEYFNQLERTIAGENTALTLSGILNGGFYLWRCNITSSIEEGFTMAEKLITEGKLQIQLEKIKQKLVKRRC, encoded by the coding sequence ATGAGTAGTGAATTTCGAGAATTATTAAAAAAAATTGGTAGTGGAGCTCACACCCACAAAAATTTAACTCGTCAACAAGCGGCTTTTGCCTTAGAAATGATGTTAACTGGAGTGGCTACTCCTGCACAAATAGGAGCATTTTTAATCGCCCATCGCATCAAACGCCCCACTGGAGAGGAATTGGCGGGAATGTTGGACACTTACACAAAATTGGGGGTAGTGTTACCAAATAATCTTAAAAATCCTCTGACTATTCTTGGCATTCCCTATGATGGTAGAACAAGACACGCTCCCATTTCTCCTATTACTGCTCTTATTTTATCAGCGATCGAAGTTCCTGTGTTGATGCACGGAGGAAGAAAAATGCCAACGAAATATGGGCTAACTTTAGCGGAAATTTGGAAAAGTTTAGGAATAGATTTGATAAATTTATCTTTAAGTCAAGTAAGAGAATTACTAACAGAGACGAACTTTGGTTTTCTTTATTTACCCCAACATTTTCCTTTAGCGGATGAATTTGTGCAATATCGAGAGGAAATTGGCAAACGTCCTCCTATTGCTACTTTAGAATTGATATGGCAACCCTACGAGGGAAATAGTCATCTCATGGCAGGTTATGTACACCCTCCTACAGAAAAAATGATTAGAGAGGCTTTAAGTTTAAGGGGAGTGAAAAAATTTACTTTGATTAAAGGTTTGGAAGGTAGCGGAGATTTGAAGTTAGAGCAAACTAATATTATTGTAATTGACAGTCAAGATAGTGAGGAAGGTTTTCAATATCTTAAGGTCAATCCTTTCCATTATGACTTAAAAGGGAATGATCCTTCATTGTCAGATCACCAAGAATATTTTAACCAATTAGAACGCACGATCGCAGGGGAAAATACTGCTTTGACTTTGAGTGGAATTTTAAATGGTGGTTTTTATCTGTGGCGTTGTAATATTACAAGCTCGATCGAGGAGGGTTTTACTATGGCAGAAAAATTAATTACCGAAGGAAAACTACAAATACAACTAGAAAAAATAAAACAAAAATTGGTGAAGAGGAGATGTTAG
- a CDS encoding type II toxin-antitoxin system HicB family antitoxin produces MRQVLLYRDEDGYWIAECPSLKGCVSQGKTKEIALINIKEAIKGYIKALEEDNIPIPAENFDALLVAV; encoded by the coding sequence ATGAGACAAGTTTTATTATATCGAGATGAAGATGGTTATTGGATTGCAGAATGTCCTAGTTTAAAAGGTTGTGTTTCTCAAGGGAAAACCAAAGAAATAGCCTTAATCAACATAAAAGAAGCTATTAAAGGTTATATCAAAGCCTTAGAAGAGGATAATATCCCCATTCCTGCTGAAAATTTTGATGCCTTATTAGTAGCGGTATGA
- a CDS encoding cobyrinate a,c-diamide synthase, translated as MALIIAGERSGVGKTTITLALLSWLKNQGKSVQSFKVGPDYIDPMFHTAVTGLPCRNLDPILTSEDYVRSSFSHHSANAEISIIEGVMGLYDGVPNSNYFAYGSTAHIAKLLKIPVILIIDCSKLSTSIGAIVYGYVNLDREVKIVGIVLNKVGTEKHLSLLKEGLKICSIPIMGIWFREKNIELPSRHLGLIPTAEITFYQDIIQQLTSIAQNNFNWNLLTPYLEEKKSHLDYNLFYFTLKKTGKFRMAIAYDKAFNFYYQDNLDILEKLGIELLFFSPISDQKIPDNIQGIYLGGGFPEIFASELANNNKMKESLKQAINEGIFTYAECGGMMYLSEKIIDFNGKSWEMIGVLPNTAIMSKKLTLGYREAKILIDNKLIKNNEILRGHEFHRAKNLSISNSSILEIKDYYTQQILSYQGWQIKNIYASYLHIHFANYISFIQKLLKQ; from the coding sequence ATGGCATTAATTATTGCCGGTGAAAGAAGCGGAGTAGGAAAAACTACCATTACTTTAGCCTTACTATCATGGTTAAAAAATCAGGGAAAATCTGTACAGTCTTTTAAAGTAGGTCCTGATTATATTGACCCTATGTTTCATACTGCTGTCACTGGTTTACCCTGTCGTAATCTTGATCCCATTTTAACTTCTGAAGACTATGTTCGATCAAGTTTTTCTCATCATAGTGCAAATGCTGAGATTAGTATTATTGAAGGAGTTATGGGATTATATGATGGTGTTCCCAATAGTAATTATTTTGCCTATGGTAGTACTGCTCATATCGCAAAGTTATTAAAAATTCCTGTTATTTTAATCATTGATTGCAGTAAATTAAGTACTTCGATCGGGGCAATTGTATATGGATATGTTAATCTCGATCGAGAGGTTAAAATTGTGGGAATTGTTTTAAATAAAGTAGGTACGGAAAAACATTTATCCTTGTTAAAAGAAGGATTAAAAATATGTTCAATTCCCATAATGGGAATCTGGTTTCGAGAAAAAAATATCGAGTTACCTTCCCGTCATTTAGGCTTAATTCCTACCGCCGAAATTACTTTCTACCAAGACATTATTCAGCAATTAACCTCCATTGCTCAAAATAATTTTAATTGGAATTTACTAACTCCTTATCTCGAAGAAAAAAAATCTCATCTTGATTATAATTTATTTTATTTTACCCTTAAGAAAACTGGTAAATTTAGAATGGCGATCGCTTATGACAAAGCCTTTAATTTTTATTACCAAGATAACCTCGATATTTTAGAAAAATTAGGAATAGAATTATTATTTTTTAGTCCAATTAGTGATCAAAAAATTCCTGACAATATTCAAGGAATATACCTAGGGGGGGGATTTCCTGAAATTTTTGCCTCCGAATTAGCTAATAACAACAAGATGAAAGAGTCTTTAAAACAAGCTATCAATGAAGGAATTTTTACCTATGCAGAATGCGGAGGCATGATGTATTTATCGGAAAAAATCATCGACTTTAACGGTAAATCATGGGAAATGATAGGGGTTTTACCGAATACAGCTATTATGAGTAAAAAATTAACATTAGGTTATCGAGAAGCAAAAATTTTAATTGATAATAAACTTATAAAAAATAACGAAATTTTAAGAGGTCATGAATTTCATCGAGCAAAAAATCTAAGTATTTCTAACAGTTCAATATTAGAAATTAAAGATTATTATACTCAACAAATATTATCCTATCAAGGATGGCAAATAAAAAATATTTATGCTTCTTATTTACATATTCATTTTGCTAATTATATTTCCTTTATTCAAAAACTTTTAAAACAATAA
- a CDS encoding DnaJ C-terminal domain-containing protein, giving the protein MGAADYKDYYSVLGVNKSATSDEIKKAFRKLAVKYHPDRNPDNKAAEEKFKEISEAYEVLGDTEKRKKYDQFGRYWQQAGQGVKSPWGSQGAKTTNVNNFNFGDYGSFDEFINDLLARPFGTNARSSRPNSSGFNQGFNTQSQSSNGKGNDVEQSISLTYSQAYNGVETKLNLSSESVNVKIPAGAKNGTKIRLKGKGQINPLTKQRGDLYLKVELKPHDFFQFEDDKLVCEVPITPYEAVLGGEINVPTPQGEVKVKIPAGIRQGQSLRLKGKGWSSAKGDYGDLFVKVSIATPQNISNQEKEYYEKIRQINKDNPRADLGKVQL; this is encoded by the coding sequence ATGGGGGCTGCAGATTATAAAGATTACTATTCAGTGTTGGGAGTTAACAAAAGTGCTACTTCTGATGAGATAAAAAAAGCATTTCGGAAACTAGCCGTAAAATATCATCCTGACAGAAATCCTGATAATAAAGCCGCCGAAGAAAAATTTAAAGAAATTAGTGAAGCCTACGAAGTTTTAGGAGACACCGAAAAACGTAAAAAATATGATCAATTTGGTCGTTATTGGCAACAAGCAGGACAGGGTGTAAAATCTCCTTGGGGTAGTCAGGGTGCGAAAACTACTAACGTCAATAACTTTAATTTTGGAGATTATGGTAGTTTTGATGAATTTATTAATGACTTATTAGCTCGTCCTTTTGGCACAAATGCTCGTAGTAGTCGCCCGAATAGTTCTGGATTTAATCAAGGTTTTAATACTCAGTCTCAATCTAGTAATGGTAAAGGAAATGATGTGGAGCAAAGTATCAGTCTTACCTATAGTCAAGCCTATAACGGTGTTGAAACAAAACTCAATTTATCTTCAGAAAGTGTCAATGTCAAAATTCCTGCCGGGGCAAAAAATGGTACAAAAATTAGGTTAAAAGGAAAAGGGCAAATTAATCCCCTGACAAAACAACGGGGAGATCTTTATCTTAAAGTAGAACTTAAACCTCATGATTTTTTTCAATTTGAGGATGACAAGTTAGTTTGTGAAGTCCCTATTACTCCTTATGAAGCGGTTTTAGGTGGTGAAATTAATGTGCCTACTCCTCAAGGAGAGGTTAAGGTGAAAATTCCTGCTGGTATTCGTCAAGGACAATCTTTGAGGCTTAAAGGTAAAGGGTGGAGTAGTGCGAAAGGAGATTATGGAGATTTATTTGTTAAAGTTTCGATCGCTACTCCTCAAAATATTAGTAATCAAGAAAAAGAATACTATGAAAAAATTAGACAGATCAATAAAGACAATCCCCGTGCTGATTTAGGTAAAGTTCAACTATAA
- a CDS encoding rod shape-determining protein, which produces MGLFDRFSESQDMGIDLGTANTLIYIPGKDIVLDEPSVIAIDDNKNEAIAVGKEAQKMLGRTPQNVRTIRPLKDGVITDVKETEMMLREFIKKARGNNNLTRSRIIVGVPSGITSVERKAVEEAMETSGAIDNIEFIDEPIAAAIGAGLPVDEPVGSMIVDIGGGTTEVAVLSLQGIVLSDSVRIAGDEVTDAIKRYLKRTYNLIIGERTAEQIKMQIGSAYPTDDDQETMEIRGLNIVSGLPKTVTITIEEIRECIADTVESIIDAIKKILEQTPPELAGDIIDRGIMLAGGGALLRGLDSLIANETGIITHIAPNPLKCVVYGTGKVLEDYERLARTSRKR; this is translated from the coding sequence ATGGGTTTATTCGATCGCTTTTCCGAATCTCAAGATATGGGTATCGATTTAGGTACAGCGAACACTTTAATATATATTCCGGGTAAAGATATTGTCTTAGATGAGCCTTCCGTCATTGCCATTGATGATAATAAAAATGAAGCGATCGCAGTAGGAAAAGAAGCCCAAAAAATGTTAGGACGCACCCCCCAAAATGTCAGAACCATCAGACCATTAAAAGACGGTGTTATTACAGACGTAAAAGAAACGGAAATGATGCTAAGGGAGTTTATCAAAAAAGCCAGAGGGAATAATAATTTAACTCGTTCTCGTATTATTGTAGGCGTTCCCAGTGGTATTACTTCCGTCGAAAGAAAAGCCGTAGAAGAAGCCATGGAAACATCTGGTGCGATCGATAATATAGAATTTATTGATGAACCCATAGCGGCGGCCATCGGCGCCGGATTACCCGTTGATGAGCCAGTCGGTAGCATGATTGTTGATATTGGGGGAGGAACAACGGAAGTAGCTGTTTTAAGTCTTCAAGGTATTGTCTTAAGTGATTCCGTAAGAATAGCAGGAGACGAAGTTACTGACGCTATTAAACGTTATCTCAAACGCACTTATAACTTGATTATCGGTGAAAGAACCGCAGAACAAATCAAAATGCAAATCGGATCTGCATATCCCACCGATGATGATCAGGAAACGATGGAAATTAGGGGATTAAATATAGTGTCAGGATTACCCAAAACCGTTACCATAACCATCGAAGAAATCAGAGAATGTATCGCTGATACCGTTGAATCAATTATTGATGCTATCAAAAAAATTCTTGAACAAACTCCCCCTGAATTGGCTGGAGATATTATCGATCGAGGTATCATGTTAGCAGGAGGTGGTGCATTACTAAGGGGTTTAGACAGTCTTATCGCCAATGAAACCGGAATTATCACCCATATTGCGCCTAATCCTCTAAAGTGTGTGGTTTATGGTACAGGGAAAGTATTAGAAGATTATGAGCGATTAGCAAGAACAAGTCGGAAAAGATAG
- a CDS encoding type II toxin-antitoxin system HicA family toxin gives MTKIPNISGKVCIKALAKIGYYQKRQEGSHIILRKDSPFSQIVVPNHKNIANGTLRTIIKNAGLTIDEFINLL, from the coding sequence ATGACAAAAATTCCCAATATTTCGGGAAAAGTGTGTATTAAAGCATTAGCAAAAATTGGTTATTATCAAAAACGTCAAGAAGGAAGTCACATTATTTTAAGAAAAGATAGCCCTTTTTCACAAATAGTTGTACCTAATCATAAAAATATTGCCAACGGCACATTAAGAACAATTATAAAAAATGCGGGTTTAACTATAGATGAATTCATTAATTTATTATAA
- a CDS encoding DUF2290 domain-containing protein, giving the protein MITCNNIFKEVQNITSKLIEVGLCDDQNYPSQQKASNNQIIIGYSNMLDLSIALKNISYQYIYEELNKHRNFNFKLLDGALIQILYTFQNNQLISHRLAFFPSPFLESFHNEPEIYEDDEIYADIIAKDILPTPIRFDYDPKNFSEIYHPKCHLTLGQFKNCRIPVSSPLTPNVFMKFILQNFYNTAFIKYQQTLNFETNLFPSTITKTEEQLIHISIKL; this is encoded by the coding sequence ATGATTACTTGTAACAATATTTTTAAAGAAGTTCAGAATATAACTTCTAAATTAATTGAAGTAGGACTATGTGATGATCAAAATTATCCGTCTCAACAAAAAGCTAGCAATAATCAAATCATTATCGGTTATTCTAATATGCTTGATTTATCCATTGCTCTAAAGAATATTTCTTATCAGTATATATATGAAGAACTAAACAAACATAGAAACTTTAATTTTAAATTGTTAGATGGTGCTTTAATACAAATTTTGTATACTTTTCAAAATAATCAATTAATTTCTCATAGATTAGCATTTTTCCCCTCACCTTTTTTAGAGTCTTTTCATAATGAACCAGAGATTTATGAAGATGACGAGATTTATGCAGATATAATTGCTAAGGATATTTTACCTACACCAATTAGATTTGATTATGATCCCAAAAATTTTAGTGAAATATATCATCCGAAATGTCATTTAACTTTAGGTCAATTTAAAAACTGTCGTATTCCAGTTTCTTCCCCTCTTACTCCTAATGTTTTTATGAAATTTATCTTACAAAATTTTTACAATACAGCATTTATAAAATATCAACAAACATTGAATTTTGAAACGAATTTATTTCCATCAACTATTACTAAAACAGAAGAACAATTAATTCATATTTCAATAAAACTTTAA